In one Juglans regia cultivar Chandler chromosome 11, Walnut 2.0, whole genome shotgun sequence genomic region, the following are encoded:
- the LOC108986844 gene encoding thiamine pyrophosphokinase 1 isoform X2, with protein MPLLFPREDAVHVRNRYKPDVIKGDMDSIRTEVLDFYANLGTETLDESQDQDTTDLHKCISYLLDITPDINKSNLCILVAGALGGRFDHEIGNINILCRFSSMRIILLSDDCLIHLLPKTHHHEIHIQSSVEGPHCGLIPIGMPSGSTTTTGLRWDLIDREMKFGGLISTSNIVKEEKITVRSDSDLLWTISIKKS; from the exons ATGCCTCTGCTCTTTCCTCGCGAGGACGCCGTCCATGTTCGAAACAg GTACAAGCCGGATGTTATCAAAGGTGACATGGATTCAATTCGAACAGAAGTACTGGACTTTTATGCAAACCTG GGAACCGAGACATTGGATGAATCTCAGGACCAGGACACAACAGATCTACATAAGTGTATATCATATTTGCTTGATATCACACCAGACATTAATAAGTCAAAT TTATGCATTCTTGTCGCTGGAGCACTTGGTGGGCGGTTTGACCACGAGATTGGAAACATCAACATTCTTTGCCGCTTTTCAAGCATGCGAATAATTCTTTTATCTGATGATTGTCTCATTCACCTTCTTCCAAAAACTCATCATCATGAGATCCATATCCAGTCCTCTGTTGAGGGTCCGCATTGTGGACTCATTCCAATTGGTATGCCATCTGGAAGCACTACAACCACTGGACTCCGGTGGGATCTGA TTGACAGGGAGATGAAGTTTGGTGGTTTAATAAGCACATCAAATAttgtcaaagaagaaaaaataacagtGCGATCTGATTCTGATCTTCTTTGGACGATCTCTATTAAGAAGTCATAA
- the LOC108986844 gene encoding thiamine pyrophosphokinase 1 isoform X1, translated as MDVMSHSSAFLLPTIPPDHRPFLTYALVLLNQRIPKFTPLLWEHAQLRLCADGGANRLYDEMPLLFPREDAVHVRNRYKPDVIKGDMDSIRTEVLDFYANLGTETLDESQDQDTTDLHKCISYLLDITPDINKSNLCILVAGALGGRFDHEIGNINILCRFSSMRIILLSDDCLIHLLPKTHHHEIHIQSSVEGPHCGLIPIGMPSGSTTTTGLRWDLIDREMKFGGLISTSNIVKEEKITVRSDSDLLWTISIKKS; from the exons ATGGACGTCATGTCCCATTCTTCGGCCTTCCTTTTGCCCACAATCCCGCCCGACCACCGCCCCTTTCTAACCTACGCGCTTGTCTTGCTTAACCAACGCATCCCGAAATTTACTCCCTTGCTCTGGGAGCACG CACAACTCCGTCTCTGTGCTGATGGAGGCGCGAACCGCTTGTACGATGAAATGCCTCTGCTCTTTCCTCGCGAGGACGCCGTCCATGTTCGAAACAg GTACAAGCCGGATGTTATCAAAGGTGACATGGATTCAATTCGAACAGAAGTACTGGACTTTTATGCAAACCTG GGAACCGAGACATTGGATGAATCTCAGGACCAGGACACAACAGATCTACATAAGTGTATATCATATTTGCTTGATATCACACCAGACATTAATAAGTCAAAT TTATGCATTCTTGTCGCTGGAGCACTTGGTGGGCGGTTTGACCACGAGATTGGAAACATCAACATTCTTTGCCGCTTTTCAAGCATGCGAATAATTCTTTTATCTGATGATTGTCTCATTCACCTTCTTCCAAAAACTCATCATCATGAGATCCATATCCAGTCCTCTGTTGAGGGTCCGCATTGTGGACTCATTCCAATTGGTATGCCATCTGGAAGCACTACAACCACTGGACTCCGGTGGGATCTGA TTGACAGGGAGATGAAGTTTGGTGGTTTAATAAGCACATCAAATAttgtcaaagaagaaaaaataacagtGCGATCTGATTCTGATCTTCTTTGGACGATCTCTATTAAGAAGTCATAA